The sequence ATCCTTTTATGCTTTCCCAAAGTTCAGGTTTATTAGGTATCCTTTCTGCCAATCTTCCAATGCTAATTTTTATCTTCTTAACTGCTGTTTTGTCTTTCAACCTATCAATATCTCTTTTTACTGTATCCAGGATATACAGCCTGAAAACTTTCTCATCGGTAATAAGTAAAATTTCAGCCATTATTTAACCTATAAGTTAAATTTATTGTAAATTAATTTTTGTGCAATGGCAAGTTAAATTTATACCTTTTTAAACAACTCATTTAAGATATTTAAAAATTCCTCTTCAAATATATCTGAAAAGTTTTTATTATCTTCTATCAAATATTTTCTTAATTTGATAACCGATTCAAAAGTAAATTTTCTATCTTCTAAAATATTTTTATATTCTTCTTTAAACATATCTTCTATTTCACCAGATAGTATAAAAATATTAGCCTTTTTCTTTAATTCCTTGATAGCCCCAATTATAAAGGCTTTATATTTGTCTTTATTTTTATCATTAATACTATCTATATCTTTAAGCTTCTTTGCTTCTTTCTTAAAATTTATGAAATTTTCTTCATTTAAATGAACATTTATCAGTTTTTCCAAATATTTATATTTAGAATTCAGCTTATTTTTTAAATATTCTCTTAACTTCTCGTTTCCTAAAAGTCCTCTTAACAAGTAATCAAAATCAGCTAAGATAAAAAACTCTATTCCTAGATTTTTACAAATGTTCACAAAATTTATAAAATCCTTTTTGCCTATTGCAGATATTACACTTATATTTTTTTCATCTAACATAGAACCTTCCTTAAGATTGTCATAAAATTTAATAATATATTTCTCATAGCCTTCAGTTAAAATTACTTTTTTAGCAAAAAATAATTCAGTATTTTCTTCCCTAATCAAAAGATTTTTAAAATCTTCATTTATTTCTACATATCTCGCTTGTGTTCCATTTTCTTCATCTTTCCAAACTCTGAAAATTCTTGGATTATGAATGTTTTCATCTTTAACGAAAACAGGATTATGAGTTGTCAGTATAACCTGATGTTCAATATTGTTTTCATTATCATTTATAAAATAATTTATTTTTTTGTTTATAACTCTACAGGCATGGGGATGAAGATAAATCTCAGGTTCCTCTAAACACAGCAAAGAATTTGAAACTGCATTTTTTCTTACAAAATATGTAAATAAGCTTATTACTATCGCACTTTGAATACCTGCTCCTTTTTCGTTTATAGGGGCAGTAAATCCATCATCAACATATATTTTTATATTTTTACTGATATCTATTTCATCATCCATAAAAGAAAAAATTAATTTTGCTCCATCAAATCCAGAAACTAAAGATGTCTTCTCTATTTCATTTTTTAGCTCCTCAAAAATTTTGTTAGCATTTTCCTTTATTATTCTTCTTGCATTTTCTAATTCTTTAAAAGGATTTTCTGTTTCTTGAATATCCTCTTTTTTTTCTTTTATAAGATTTTTAATCAGTTTCCCATACCAGTTCCAATTGGTTGGCTTTAATTGATATTCTGGGTCTCTAAATGGAGGAATTATTGCACTGATTAGAATTTCATTCCTAATAAAAGCCCTATTACACAAATACCACTTTTCTTTTTCTTTCTCTTTCTCTTTTTTTACTAAAATTAATCTAAAATCTTTTTCAATTTCGTTATTTTCGTTTCTTTTTGCTCTAAAAATATAAATAAATCTATCAATCGATTCCAAAAAAGTTTTTAAATTATCTAATTCATTATCATTTATATTCTTGAATTTAATATATTTCTTTGTTCCTTCCTCTATATCGTCAATATTAGATGCCCAGCTTAAAGAATTTCCCTCAAAATCTATACCAAAAGCTTCTTCTATAAAATCTTCAAAACTGTAATTCTCATAATAATCTTTTAAACTATTTTTTAAAGTTATACTGCTTCCTGAAGAAGTATTTTTTAGAATTTCAAAATTTAATCTTGAGCTTTCTTTTTTAGAAATTTCTCCAATAATAAACAATTCATTCTCTTGTCCATTAAAAAAATCTCTCTCTGAGATATTTTCATATTTTTTATAATCGGGTGTTTGTTCTCCAAGAATAATATTAAGAGCTTTTATTATATTACTCTTACCAGCATTGTTATGTCCTATAATTACATTTTTTGTTGGAGAAAATTCCAAATCCAAAAACTTTATGCTTCTGTAATTAGAAATTATAAGTCTGGATAGATACATTTCCTCCTAACCCTCCTAAACCTCTAAAATAAATCTTAAATTTTTATGTTCTTCTTTATTTGTTTTATGAAAACAGATTTTAAAAATATTTTAAGTTATTTTGCTATATTTTTCATTTATACTCTTACCCTTTCCTGTAGATATTTCTTCAAAAATCTTCCTGTGTGGGAGTTTGGGTTGTTTGCGACTTGTTCCGGCGTTCCTATGGCTACAATTTGGCCGCCTCTTTCTCCACCTTCAGGTCCCAAATCTATTATCCAGTCTGCATTTTTTATAACATCAAGATTATGTTCTATTACTACAACGGTATTCCCTTTTTCCACCAGTTTGTTTAAAACTCTTATCAGTTTTTCAACATCGTGGGAATGTAGTCCTGTTGTAGGCTCATCAAGAAGGTAAAGGGTTCTTCCTGTGTCTCTTTTTGAAAGCTCTCTTGTCAGTTTTATCCTCTGAGCCTCTCCACCAGACAGGGTTGTCGCAGGCTGCCCAAGTTTTATGTAGTCAAGACCAACATCATATAAAACCTGTAGTTTGTTTCTGATTGAAGGGACATTCTGGAAAAACTCAAGGGCTTCTGCAACAGTCATATCAAGAACATCCGCTATATTTTTTCCTTTGTATTCAACGGCAAGGGTTTCTTTGTTGTATCTTTTTCCCTGACATACCTCACAGGTCACATAAACATCAGGTAAGAAATGCATTTCTATTTTTACAACGCCGTCCCCTTTGCATGCTTCACATCTACCACCTTTTACATTGAAAGAAAACCTTCCCGGTGTGTATCCCCTTATCTTTGCTTCCGGTGTTGCAGCAAAAAGGGCTCTTATATTGTCAAAAACTTTTGTATATGTAGCAGGGTTTGAACGGGGTGTTCTGCCTATTGGGGATTGGTCAACATTTATAACCTTGTCTATGTGCTCCCAGCCTTCTATTTTTTCATGTTTTCCTACATATTCATTCCTGTGGTGAAATCTGTTTTTAGCAGCCTGCCAGAGGATATCGTAAATAAGAGTAGATTTTCCGCTACCTGAGACTCCTGTAATGGCAACAAATAGTCCAAGGGGTATTTCTACATCTATATTTTTCAGGTTGTGCTCTGATGCTCCTCTGATGACAAGCTTTTTATCTGGGTCTGGAGTTCTTCTTTTTTCTGGAACTGGAATAGTCAGTTTTCCGCTTAGATACTTACCTGTCAAGGAATTTTCATTTTCCATTATTTCTTGCGGTGTTCCCATTGCTACCACTTCACCACCATAAACACCGCTACCGGGACCCATATCAATTATAATATCTGCTTCTTCTATTGTTTCCGGGTCGTGTTCTACAACTATTACCGTGTTATCTAAATCCCTTAGCTCTTTAAGTGTATTTATCAGCTTTGCTGTATCCCTTGGATGAAGTCCAATAGATGGCTCATCAAGAACATACAAAACACCGCTTAGTTTTGAACCTATCTGGGTTGCAAGTCTTATTCTTTGTGCTTCTCCTCCTGAAAGGGTTGTTGCTGAACGCTCAAGGGTTAGATAATCAAGCCCTACGTTTAGTAAAAAGCTTAGTCTTTCTTTGATTTCCTTTATGATTTTTTCTGCGATTATCCTGTCTTTCTGGGACATTGGAGAGTTTTCAAACTCTGTGAAGAAATCGTAAGCCTGCTGTATATTCATTCTTACAACATCCCAGATAGATTTTCCGTTTATAAGAACATAAAGGGCTTCTCTCCTCAGTCTTGCCCCGTGGCAGACTGGACAGGTAACCTCTCTGATATATTTTTCAAGCTCTTCCCTCTGCTTTTCGTTATCTATTTCAAGGTATTTTCTTTCAAGATGTGGAATTATCTCAAGTAGAAGATCTTCTTTTACCTCTTCTGGAAGGTCTTTGAATTTTGTGTATTTGTTTATCCCGTGGTAGTAGAGAATATCAAAAATCATTCCTTTTATATATTTGAAATAAAAACTGTCTGTTATCCTGAAAGCCTCTATTACTGACCTGTTATAATCAACGAGAGCATCAACATCTATTTTGTGAATAACTCCTAAGCCTTTACATTCCGGGCAGGCTCCATAAGGACTGTTAAAAGAAAAAAGCCTTGGAGAAAGCTCAGCAATAGAAAATCCATGCTCAGGACAGGCAAATTTTTCACTAAAAATATAATCCTTTCCTTCAGACAGATTGTTTATAACGACAAGTCCATCCCCAAGCTTCAAAGCTTGTTCTATGCTATCAACGAGTCTTGTTCTTATGCCTTCTTTGAGGACTATCCTGTCAACTACTACCTCTATTGTGTGCTTTTTGTTTTTTTCAAGCTTTGGAACATCTTCAACCATATATATTTCCCCATCAACTCTAACACGGGGATATCCCATCCTGTTTATTTTTTCAAAGATATCCTTATACTCTCCTTTTTTGCCTCTTATTATTGGGGCTAATATCTGCAGTTTTGTTCCTTCTGGAAATTTTAGAATTTGGTCTGCTATCTCTTCTGGAGACTGGGATGCAATAAGATTATTACATTCAGGGCAGTGGGGCTTTCCTACCCTTGCAAACAAAAGTCTAAGATAATCATAAATCTCCGTTACTGTTCCAACAGTTGAACGGGGGTTTTTTGAGGTTGTTTTCTGGTCTATGGCTATTGCAGGGGATAGTCCGTCTATGCTGTCAACATCAGGTTTTTCCATAAGACCAAGGAATTGTCTTGCATATGCAGACAAACTTTCAACATATCTTCTTTGCCCTTCTGCGTATATGGTATCAAAAGCCAGAGATGATTTTCCTGACCCTGATGGTCCTGTTATTACAATCAGCTTATTTTTAGGTATCTCAAGGTCTATATTCTTAAGATTATGCTGTCTTGCCCCGTGTATAACAATTTTATCCATGCTCCACCTCTAAAGGAAAGGTAATAAATCTATATAATACAATGAGTTAAAAAATTTGTGCCAGAGGTGGAGCATTTCAAGAGTTTAAAATCCATATCCTCCTTTATACATAATCCAGCCTATTAAAAATATTGTAAAAAGCTGAAGAAGGATAATGGCAATAAGTGTTGGGAAGTTTGATGATTGGGAATACTCCTCAAGGTGTTCAATTTTTAGTGCTTCATCCTGAATTTGTTGGAGTTTTGCTTTGATTTCTTCCAGTTCTTTTTTGATTTCTTTTAATTCTTCCATTCCCATAGCCCTCCTGCAAGTTAATAAACACTAACTTTTATAAGTTATGTCAGGAGGGCTAAAAATCAAGTTTATTTTCTTTTATAAATTCCCATATAAACAGCTTTAGAAAGGATATGTCCCTGTATGGCCTTTAAAACCTGGGATTTTGCGGCTTTAGGAGGAAGATTTACAGATTTCAGGTCAGTTGCATAAAGTTTTATAAAATATCTGTGAGGTTTCCCTGGAGGTGGACATGGACCTCCATATCCTATTCTGCCAAAATCATTAATTCCTTGTTTTATACCATCAACAACAGGTTTTTTAGGAAAGTTTTCAGGTAATTTGTTTACACTTGCAGGAATATCATAAACAACCCAATGAGTAAACGTGCCAAATGGTGCATCAGGGTCATCCATGATTAAAACAAAGCTTTTGGTGTTAGCCGGAGGATGAGCCCATATAATTTCAGGGGAGATATCCTTTCCATCACAGGTGTAAACAATAGGAATAGGCTTACCATAATCAAATGCAGGAGACCGAACAGAAAAATCATTTCCGTAAGACAGACTAAATATTAAAAGAGTCAAAAATACTAAAAATCTAAACATGGCAATCCCCCTCCGGCGTTTTTAAATTGCTTTAGAAAATCTTTTTTCCTTTTTAGCCTTTGTATAAATATCAAATGTAACTGCAATATTTCTGATAAGCAATCTTCCTGCAGGGGTTACATCAATTCTGTCTGGATATATTTTTATAAGACCGTCTTTTTCAAGTTCTTTAAGTTCTTCCATCTCAGATGCAAAGTAGGTATCAAAATCAATTCCATATTTTTCCTCAATCTCCCCTTTGTAAAGCTGGAAGTGGGACATAAGCCTCATTATCACATCTCTACGGATAATATCATCCTGATTTAAAATAACTCCCCTTTCTATTGGAAGTTTTCCTTCATCTATCATTCCATAGTAGTCTTTAAGTTTTTTGTGGTTCTGAGCATAGGCATCATAAAGCATGCTGATAGATGTAGCCCCAAATCCTATAAGCTCAGCTTCTGCATGGGTTGTATATCCCTGAAAGTTTCTGTGGAGTGTTCTTTCCCTTTGAGCTACAGCAAGCTCGTCATCAGGTTTAGCAAAATGATCCATACCGATGAACAAATATCCTGCGTTGGTTAGCTTTTCAATTGTCATTTTGAGGATATCCAGTTTCTCCTGTGGAGGTGGAAGTGCTGACTCATCTATCATTCTTTGAAGTCTTTTCAACCATGGCACATGGGCATAATTAAAGTTTGCTATTCTATCTGGATTGAGTTTTATAACTTTGTCAATGGTTTCTGAGAATGTTTCAAGTGTTTGATAAGGAAGTCCATATATCAGGTCTATATTTACACTCTCAAAACCTGCTTCTCTAATCCAAGACATAACATTAAAAATCATTTCTTCTGGCTGAATTCTGTTTACAGCTTCCTGAACCTTAGGATTAAAATCCTGAATACCGAAGCTCACCCTGTTAAATCCT comes from Persephonella sp. and encodes:
- a CDS encoding YbhB/YbcL family Raf kinase inhibitor-like protein → MFRFLVFLTLLIFSLSYGNDFSVRSPAFDYGKPIPIVYTCDGKDISPEIIWAHPPANTKSFVLIMDDPDAPFGTFTHWVVYDIPASVNKLPENFPKKPVVDGIKQGINDFGRIGYGGPCPPPGKPHRYFIKLYATDLKSVNLPPKAAKSQVLKAIQGHILSKAVYMGIYKRK
- the hemN gene encoding oxygen-independent coproporphyrinogen III oxidase, producing the protein MKFHPQDVKFDLDLILKYAKPAPRYTSYPTAQEFSPELTEEEWREKVIQSNERKTPLSLYFHIPFCESACHFCGCNVIITRRKEVVEPYLEHVYKEMDIMGSLLDKSRKVVQLHWGGGTPNYLEDDQTVQLMNEIKKRFDFDENAEISIEIDPRHVSRDRIFLLREIGFNRVSFGIQDFNPKVQEAVNRIQPEEMIFNVMSWIREAGFESVNIDLIYGLPYQTLETFSETIDKVIKLNPDRIANFNYAHVPWLKRLQRMIDESALPPPQEKLDILKMTIEKLTNAGYLFIGMDHFAKPDDELAVAQRERTLHRNFQGYTTHAEAELIGFGATSISMLYDAYAQNHKKLKDYYGMIDEGKLPIERGVILNQDDIIRRDVIMRLMSHFQLYKGEIEEKYGIDFDTYFASEMEELKELEKDGLIKIYPDRIDVTPAGRLLIRNIAVTFDIYTKAKKEKRFSKAI
- a CDS encoding AAA family ATPase, translating into MYLSRLIISNYRSIKFLDLEFSPTKNVIIGHNNAGKSNIIKALNIILGEQTPDYKKYENISERDFFNGQENELFIIGEISKKESSRLNFEILKNTSSGSSITLKNSLKDYYENYSFEDFIEEAFGIDFEGNSLSWASNIDDIEEGTKKYIKFKNINDNELDNLKTFLESIDRFIYIFRAKRNENNEIEKDFRLILVKKEKEKEKEKWYLCNRAFIRNEILISAIIPPFRDPEYQLKPTNWNWYGKLIKNLIKEKKEDIQETENPFKELENARRIIKENANKIFEELKNEIEKTSLVSGFDGAKLIFSFMDDEIDISKNIKIYVDDGFTAPINEKGAGIQSAIVISLFTYFVRKNAVSNSLLCLEEPEIYLHPHACRVINKKINYFINDNENNIEHQVILTTHNPVFVKDENIHNPRIFRVWKDEENGTQARYVEINEDFKNLLIREENTELFFAKKVILTEGYEKYIIKFYDNLKEGSMLDEKNISVISAIGKKDFINFVNICKNLGIEFFILADFDYLLRGLLGNEKLREYLKNKLNSKYKYLEKLINVHLNEENFINFKKEAKKLKDIDSINDKNKDKYKAFIIGAIKELKKKANIFILSGEIEDMFKEEYKNILEDRKFTFESVIKLRKYLIEDNKNFSDIFEEEFLNILNELFKKV
- the uvrA gene encoding excinuclease ABC subunit UvrA, with translation MDKIVIHGARQHNLKNIDLEIPKNKLIVITGPSGSGKSSLAFDTIYAEGQRRYVESLSAYARQFLGLMEKPDVDSIDGLSPAIAIDQKTTSKNPRSTVGTVTEIYDYLRLLFARVGKPHCPECNNLIASQSPEEIADQILKFPEGTKLQILAPIIRGKKGEYKDIFEKINRMGYPRVRVDGEIYMVEDVPKLEKNKKHTIEVVVDRIVLKEGIRTRLVDSIEQALKLGDGLVVINNLSEGKDYIFSEKFACPEHGFSIAELSPRLFSFNSPYGACPECKGLGVIHKIDVDALVDYNRSVIEAFRITDSFYFKYIKGMIFDILYYHGINKYTKFKDLPEEVKEDLLLEIIPHLERKYLEIDNEKQREELEKYIREVTCPVCHGARLRREALYVLINGKSIWDVVRMNIQQAYDFFTEFENSPMSQKDRIIAEKIIKEIKERLSFLLNVGLDYLTLERSATTLSGGEAQRIRLATQIGSKLSGVLYVLDEPSIGLHPRDTAKLINTLKELRDLDNTVIVVEHDPETIEEADIIIDMGPGSGVYGGEVVAMGTPQEIMENENSLTGKYLSGKLTIPVPEKRRTPDPDKKLVIRGASEHNLKNIDVEIPLGLFVAITGVSGSGKSTLIYDILWQAAKNRFHHRNEYVGKHEKIEGWEHIDKVINVDQSPIGRTPRSNPATYTKVFDNIRALFAATPEAKIRGYTPGRFSFNVKGGRCEACKGDGVVKIEMHFLPDVYVTCEVCQGKRYNKETLAVEYKGKNIADVLDMTVAEALEFFQNVPSIRNKLQVLYDVGLDYIKLGQPATTLSGGEAQRIKLTRELSKRDTGRTLYLLDEPTTGLHSHDVEKLIRVLNKLVEKGNTVVVIEHNLDVIKNADWIIDLGPEGGERGGQIVAIGTPEQVANNPNSHTGRFLKKYLQERVRV